A single genomic interval of uncultured Desulfobacter sp. harbors:
- a CDS encoding TIGR03960 family B12-binding radical SAM protein, with product MHKQNYQYILNRVQTPTRYSGNEINTVKKDLSQVDLTFALAFPDLYEIGTSHFGLQILYSILNKRDDIAAERFFAPAPDMEALMREKKVPCLSMETRTPLDRFDIIGVSLLYELNFTNILTLFDLSGIPFYADQRDDNFPLIIAGGPCAFNPEPLADFFDAFIIGDGEQVITQVADTVIAFKKEGDGKKKTLLRMLSRIEGVYVPSFFTVSRDSDGHQILTPLYEDYSRIKRAILPELTFADFPISPIVPFGKPVHDRLRLEIARGCSRGCRFCQAGMIYRPVRERSLEDLLEIAKASLATTGYSDISLLSLSTGDYSQLPALMEALLLLSQGQCNAISLPSIRAEKLTPQLMELIKSVRKTGFTIAPEAGTQRLRDIINKNLTEDSIAKTVENALSLGWKNIKLYFMTGLPFEQMDDIQGIADFSQRLASTYTKGKQMINVSATCFIPKSHTPFQNHAQMTLDQTLEKLQYLKDNLRHPKVKLKWQDPKMSLLEGVWSRGDRALSPLLVKAFELGCRLDGWSDHFNFSLWEQALEATGIDPAFYTSRQRAPGEPLPWDHIDSGIKKSFLESEFKKAEEMALTPDCREDACTGCGICNFKTIAPVVQKNNADQEALSEQSLDKKSEKKPNGQSDRLPDEAFIKYELKFSKLEDARFFGHLEMATIFQRAVKRTGFAVKYSKGFNPSMRMSFATALPLGMESEEESLYIYLEKGLKPHRIMPDLNEQLPRGIEVTDCALFRKSPQPPTPRDTYQISFAEPCIRQPELDRFLALSEFMVEDMSKKGKIRKTDLRKALSSVRLISPIRLEMTLTPYNARIIRPTEILTKGFGLDDTAVTDARIKKLKSN from the coding sequence ATGCACAAACAAAATTATCAATACATCCTTAACCGGGTCCAGACCCCGACCCGGTATTCCGGCAATGAAATCAACACAGTGAAAAAAGACCTGTCCCAGGTTGACCTGACCTTTGCCCTGGCCTTTCCGGACCTGTATGAAATAGGCACCTCCCACTTTGGGCTTCAAATCCTTTATTCTATTCTGAACAAACGGGACGATATTGCAGCAGAACGGTTCTTTGCCCCGGCCCCGGATATGGAAGCCCTGATGCGGGAAAAAAAGGTCCCCTGTCTCTCCATGGAGACCCGGACCCCGCTTGACCGTTTCGATATCATCGGCGTCAGCCTTTTGTATGAACTCAATTTCACCAATATTCTGACCCTGTTTGATCTATCCGGAATCCCCTTTTACGCGGATCAGCGGGATGACAACTTTCCTTTGATCATTGCCGGCGGCCCCTGTGCCTTTAACCCCGAGCCGTTAGCTGATTTTTTCGATGCCTTTATCATCGGGGACGGGGAACAGGTCATCACCCAGGTGGCAGATACCGTTATTGCGTTTAAAAAGGAGGGTGATGGCAAAAAAAAGACCTTGCTCAGGATGCTCTCCCGGATTGAGGGCGTGTATGTGCCGTCTTTTTTTACCGTATCCCGGGATAGCGACGGCCACCAGATTCTGACCCCGCTGTATGAGGACTATTCCCGTATCAAACGGGCCATCCTGCCGGAACTGACCTTTGCCGATTTTCCCATTTCACCCATCGTGCCCTTTGGAAAACCGGTTCATGACCGTCTGCGCCTGGAAATTGCCCGGGGATGCTCCAGGGGATGCCGATTCTGCCAGGCCGGAATGATTTACAGACCTGTAAGGGAACGAAGCCTGGAAGACCTCCTTGAAATAGCCAAGGCCTCCCTGGCAACCACGGGCTACTCGGACATTTCCCTGCTGTCTTTGAGCACCGGAGATTATTCACAACTGCCGGCATTAATGGAAGCGCTTTTGTTGCTGAGTCAAGGCCAGTGTAATGCCATCAGCCTGCCGTCCATCCGGGCGGAAAAACTGACGCCCCAGCTCATGGAGCTGATCAAAAGTGTCCGTAAAACCGGTTTTACCATTGCACCCGAAGCCGGGACCCAGCGCCTGCGGGACATCATCAACAAGAACCTCACCGAAGACAGTATTGCAAAAACCGTTGAAAACGCCCTGTCCCTGGGCTGGAAAAACATCAAGCTGTACTTTATGACAGGCCTTCCCTTTGAACAGATGGATGACATCCAGGGTATTGCAGATTTTTCCCAGCGCCTGGCCTCTACCTATACCAAGGGAAAACAGATGATCAATGTATCTGCGACCTGCTTTATCCCCAAATCCCACACCCCATTCCAAAATCATGCCCAAATGACCCTGGATCAGACCCTTGAAAAACTGCAGTACCTGAAGGACAATCTGAGGCATCCCAAGGTCAAGCTGAAATGGCAGGATCCCAAGATGAGTCTTTTAGAAGGGGTATGGTCCAGGGGAGACCGGGCCCTGTCGCCTTTACTGGTCAAGGCCTTTGAACTGGGATGCCGTCTGGACGGATGGAGTGACCATTTCAATTTCAGCCTGTGGGAACAGGCCCTTGAGGCCACAGGCATTGATCCTGCCTTTTATACCTCCCGTCAAAGAGCGCCTGGTGAGCCACTGCCCTGGGATCACATTGATTCCGGGATTAAAAAATCGTTCCTGGAAAGCGAATTCAAAAAAGCTGAAGAGATGGCCCTCACGCCGGACTGCCGGGAGGATGCCTGCACCGGGTGCGGCATTTGCAACTTTAAAACCATTGCACCTGTGGTTCAAAAAAACAATGCCGACCAGGAAGCGCTTTCAGAGCAAAGCCTGGATAAAAAATCAGAAAAAAAACCAAACGGGCAGTCGGACCGCCTACCGGACGAGGCGTTTATCAAATACGAATTGAAATTTTCCAAACTGGAAGACGCCAGATTTTTCGGGCATCTGGAAATGGCCACCATTTTCCAGCGAGCCGTCAAGCGCACAGGCTTTGCCGTAAAATACTCCAAGGGGTTTAATCCATCCATGCGCATGTCCTTTGCAACGGCCCTGCCTTTAGGAATGGAAAGCGAAGAGGAAAGTCTTTACATCTATCTTGAAAAAGGATTGAAGCCCCACAGGATTATGCCTGACCTGAACGAGCAACTGCCACGGGGCATTGAGGTTACAGACTGCGCACTTTTCCGTAAATCACCGCAACCCCCGACACCCCGGGACACCTATCAGATTTCATTTGCAGAACCCTGTATCCGCCAACCTGAACTGGACCGGTTTCTGGCCCTGTCCGAATTTATGGTTGAAGATATGAGCAAAAAGGGTAAAATTCGAAAAACAGATTTGCGAAAAGCGCTTTCATCCGTCCGGCTGATTTCCCCTATCCGCCTTGAAATGACGTTGACACCCTATAATGCACGCATTATCAGGCCGACAGAAATTCTGACCAAAGGATTTGGTCTTGATGATACAGCAGTAACGGATGCAAGAATAAAAAAACTGAAGAGTAACTAA